The following proteins are co-located in the Thermodesulfobacteriota bacterium genome:
- a CDS encoding acyl-CoA thioesterase, whose translation MPSIKDTRHQMVQFVSPEHANTHGTLHGGRLMEWIMLAGSINASRTARGITVLGATDSIDFVNPVKVGEIVILDSTIEYIGSSSLEVAVAVHSEDPRTGERKFTTFAHLAFISVDENGEPKKIAEKITPADEEEEAVHAEAKKRKKQRVPKLERRDEQARNIIDETEIVRMRLETTKVVLPEDTFYGSFMSVGKLMHDIDETAAILAIRFVRGVLVTGSVDELFFYSPIRVGDIIVFKAGISYVGTSSLEVGIKVISENVLTGEQRHTCTAFLSFVHLGPDGKPRPVPIFEPETPEEKRLWKKALERKEKRSGRLKRIADISGGL comes from the coding sequence ATGCCTTCTATAAAAGACACACGGCACCAGATGGTCCAGTTCGTTTCCCCCGAGCACGCCAACACGCACGGCACGCTCCACGGCGGGAGGCTCATGGAATGGATAATGCTCGCGGGGAGCATCAACGCCTCCCGGACGGCGCGGGGCATAACCGTCCTCGGCGCGACGGACAGCATCGACTTCGTCAACCCCGTCAAGGTAGGCGAGATAGTAATCCTCGACAGCACCATCGAATACATAGGCTCGAGCTCGCTCGAAGTCGCCGTCGCGGTCCATTCCGAAGACCCGAGGACGGGCGAGAGGAAGTTCACGACGTTCGCGCACCTGGCCTTCATATCCGTCGACGAGAACGGCGAGCCTAAAAAAATCGCCGAAAAGATAACCCCCGCCGACGAAGAAGAGGAGGCCGTCCACGCCGAGGCGAAGAAGCGCAAAAAGCAGCGCGTGCCGAAACTGGAGCGCCGCGACGAGCAGGCCCGGAACATCATCGACGAAACCGAGATAGTCAGGATGAGGCTCGAAACGACGAAGGTCGTTCTCCCCGAAGACACCTTCTACGGGAGCTTCATGTCCGTCGGGAAGCTCATGCACGACATCGACGAGACGGCCGCCATACTGGCCATAAGGTTCGTAAGGGGCGTCCTTGTCACGGGGTCGGTGGACGAGCTTTTCTTCTACTCGCCCATAAGGGTCGGCGACATAATCGTCTTCAAGGCGGGCATAAGCTACGTCGGGACGTCCTCGCTCGAAGTCGGCATAAAGGTCATATCCGAAAACGTCCTCACAGGCGAGCAGAGGCACACATGCACCGCCTTTCTCTCATTCGTTCACCTGGGGCCCGACGGCAAGCCCCGTCCCGTCCCGATATTCGAGCCCGAAACCCCCGAGGAGAAAAGGCTCTGGAAGAAGGCGCTCGAACGGAAAGAGAAGAGGTCCGGGAGACTAAAGCGTATCGCCGATATTTCGGGCGGCCTCTGA
- a CDS encoding GGDEF domain-containing response regulator, translated as MDAEKVNLFIVEQGSPEGYEIDRLLSKAAGRISFSVSRACSLAGAVRLLSRKEADIILLDLNLPDSSGLETFAELSDLAPETPVIVLSDSLDESEAVGAVQMGAQDYLVKRDIAGDHLVKSILYAIERQRMNVQLRNLSTTDDLTGLSNRRGFIQKVGRELKMAEKIGRSCMLSFLDIDGLKEINDTYGHGEGDRALKVFSGKLKKIFGEGTIIARIGGDEFTVFAPGSPEARFKAELERLKKKLDVYNLSKRNPYTLSVSAGVASFDPSVPCSIDALLSKADLSMYRDKESRRTGAPFWTMRHHYSPGPVNL; from the coding sequence ATGGATGCGGAGAAGGTAAATTTATTCATCGTAGAGCAAGGCTCGCCCGAAGGATACGAAATAGACCGCCTTCTTTCCAAGGCGGCCGGGCGTATCTCTTTCAGCGTTTCGAGGGCGTGCTCGCTCGCGGGCGCGGTAAGGCTTCTTTCACGTAAAGAGGCGGACATTATCCTTCTCGATTTGAACCTCCCCGATTCTTCCGGCCTCGAAACATTCGCCGAGCTGTCGGACCTCGCCCCGGAGACGCCCGTCATCGTGCTATCGGATTCGCTCGACGAGTCCGAGGCGGTAGGGGCCGTGCAGATGGGGGCGCAGGATTATCTCGTGAAGCGGGACATCGCCGGGGATCACCTCGTAAAGTCGATACTCTACGCCATAGAGCGGCAGAGGATGAACGTTCAGCTCAGGAACCTGTCCACGACGGACGACCTTACGGGGCTCTCGAACAGGCGCGGCTTTATCCAGAAGGTCGGCCGCGAGCTCAAAATGGCCGAGAAGATCGGGAGGAGCTGCATGCTTTCCTTCCTCGACATCGACGGCCTGAAGGAGATCAACGACACGTACGGGCACGGCGAGGGAGACAGGGCGCTCAAGGTGTTCTCCGGCAAGCTGAAAAAGATATTCGGCGAGGGGACGATAATCGCCCGTATAGGGGGGGACGAGTTCACGGTGTTCGCTCCGGGCTCGCCCGAGGCGCGCTTCAAGGCCGAGCTCGAACGGCTGAAAAAAAAGCTCGACGTATATAATCTCAGCAAGCGGAATCCGTACACGTTATCCGTGAGCGCGGGAGTCGCTTCGTTCGACCCCTCCGTCCCGTGCTCGATAGACGCCCTTTTGTCGAAAGCCGATCTGTCGATGTACAGGGACAAGGAATCCAGGAGAACCGGCGCGCCCTTCTGGACGATGCGGCATCATTATAGCCCTGGGCCTGTGAACCTGTAG
- a CDS encoding DMT family transporter — MRREYWYLILAGIFYGTIAPGGQLLLGRGLSLFETAFYRPFIVGLILLPAVLARRDLMPGRGALGPLAVYGLVGGLLELALFAGLALGVPVAIAVLLLYTQPVWTIFIGRLALGEEITGRKLVSAVLGLVGLACLLQSWEAGAGPASYIGIACGLLSGILLSLWVVLGKRISVTGQHYVTTTFGWSAFASAWLLLLLPLMKLLLPGDEFSGLAFALPAGDWLALVIVSVLGGAVPHLLFYRGLRGVPASVAGIVLLLEPASATVLAWAFLVQHIGFYTLLGGAFILLSNYIVVRRAGGSGGVQ; from the coding sequence ATGAGACGCGAATACTGGTACCTGATACTCGCGGGGATATTCTACGGAACGATAGCCCCGGGCGGTCAGCTCCTCCTGGGCAGGGGGCTCTCGCTATTCGAGACGGCATTTTACAGGCCGTTCATAGTCGGCCTCATTCTCCTCCCGGCGGTCCTGGCGAGAAGAGACCTCATGCCGGGGCGGGGTGCGCTCGGGCCCCTGGCCGTTTACGGCCTCGTAGGGGGGCTGCTGGAGCTCGCCCTCTTCGCCGGGCTCGCGCTGGGCGTCCCGGTGGCGATAGCGGTGCTCCTCCTCTACACGCAGCCCGTGTGGACGATCTTCATCGGGCGGCTGGCGCTCGGCGAGGAGATTACGGGGCGGAAGCTCGTCTCGGCCGTGCTCGGGCTCGTGGGGCTCGCGTGTCTTCTCCAGTCGTGGGAGGCCGGGGCGGGCCCGGCCTCTTACATCGGCATCGCGTGCGGGCTCCTGTCGGGGATCCTGCTATCGCTGTGGGTCGTCCTCGGGAAGAGGATTTCGGTTACGGGGCAGCACTACGTTACGACCACGTTCGGCTGGTCGGCGTTCGCGAGCGCGTGGCTCCTTCTCCTCCTCCCGCTCATGAAGCTCCTCCTGCCGGGGGACGAATTTTCGGGCCTCGCGTTCGCGCTCCCGGCCGGGGACTGGCTCGCGCTCGTAATCGTATCCGTGCTGGGCGGTGCGGTGCCGCACCTGCTCTTCTACCGGGGCCTCCGGGGCGTGCCCGCGTCGGTCGCGGGGATAGTGCTTTTGCTGGAGCCCGCGAGCGCAACCGTGCTCGCGTGGGCGTTCCTGGTGCAGCACATCGGGTTCTACACGCTCCTCGGGGGGGCGTTCATACTGCTTTCGAATTACATCGTCGTGAGGAGGGCCGGGGGGAGCGGCGGGGTGCAGTGA
- a CDS encoding diguanylate cyclase — MADETIRILLIEDNLDYARLIKRILTKKSPDAMNVEHYDTFAGGFDRAQRGGIDLILLDLDLPDSGNIDTLQAVKGATEVPIIVLTGTDDENLALKAVQMGAQDYLMKGQVDARLLVRSIRYAIERKRADDALKSTEERFRLMIENVLDLITILDVDGTMKYVSPSHRRILGYEDEELLGRRVFDFVHPEDFPRVFDVFTEGLQNADRLYSAEFRVRHKEGYWLTIESIGKLCPAEMGLGVVVNSRDVTERKKMEERLRSLSITDDLTGLYNRRGFLTFADHHIKAAERRKEQSLLILIDIDGLKQINDAFGHNIGDQAIIDAANAIKQTFRNSDVTARVSGDEFVAITSDSDGKAAESIRKRLYENIDAHNAKGMRPYRLSMSIGIASHDPGTNGCIDRLLLKADELMYSEKNKKYEKTPKGNVIDMSKYS; from the coding sequence ATGGCCGACGAAACGATAAGAATATTACTCATAGAAGACAATCTGGACTATGCCCGGCTTATAAAGCGAATCCTTACCAAAAAGTCCCCGGACGCCATGAACGTCGAGCATTACGACACCTTCGCGGGCGGGTTCGACAGGGCGCAAAGGGGCGGGATAGATCTCATACTGCTCGATCTCGACCTCCCCGACAGCGGGAACATCGACACGCTCCAGGCCGTCAAGGGGGCGACCGAAGTCCCGATCATAGTCCTCACCGGCACGGACGACGAAAATCTCGCGCTCAAGGCGGTCCAGATGGGCGCGCAGGATTATCTGATGAAGGGGCAGGTGGACGCCAGGCTCCTCGTCCGCTCCATTAGATATGCGATCGAAAGAAAGAGGGCCGACGACGCCCTCAAGAGCACGGAAGAGCGGTTCAGGCTGATGATCGAAAACGTGCTCGACCTCATTACGATCCTGGACGTTGACGGCACGATGAAATACGTGAGCCCGTCGCACCGCCGCATCCTCGGATACGAAGACGAGGAGCTCCTCGGAAGGCGCGTGTTCGATTTCGTTCATCCCGAGGATTTCCCCCGCGTCTTCGACGTGTTTACCGAGGGTCTTCAGAACGCAGACCGCCTTTATTCGGCGGAATTCCGCGTAAGGCACAAGGAAGGCTACTGGCTTACGATAGAGTCCATCGGCAAGCTCTGCCCCGCCGAAATGGGGCTCGGCGTCGTCGTGAACTCGCGCGACGTGACGGAGAGGAAAAAGATGGAGGAGCGGCTCCGGAGCCTGTCCATAACGGACGACCTCACCGGGCTTTACAACCGAAGGGGGTTCCTTACGTTCGCCGACCATCACATAAAGGCAGCCGAGCGGAGGAAAGAGCAGTCTTTATTGATACTTATCGACATCGACGGCTTAAAGCAGATAAACGACGCGTTCGGCCACAACATCGGCGACCAGGCTATCATAGACGCCGCCAACGCCATAAAGCAGACGTTCCGGAATTCCGACGTGACGGCCAGGGTGAGCGGCGACGAGTTCGTCGCTATCACGTCCGACTCGGACGGGAAGGCCGCGGAATCGATAAGGAAGCGGCTTTACGAAAATATAGACGCGCACAACGCCAAGGGCATGAGGCCCTACAGGCTGTCGATGAGCATCGGCATAGCCAGCCACGACCCGGGTACGAACGGGTGCATCGACAGGCTTCTCTTGAAGGCCGACGAGCTCATGTATTCGGAGAAGAACAAAAAATACGAAAAAACGCCGAAGGGTAATGTCATTGATATGAGCAAGTATAGCTAG